Genomic segment of Prinia subflava isolate CZ2003 ecotype Zambia chromosome 4, Cam_Psub_1.2, whole genome shotgun sequence:
CAGTTTCTTCTATCGTCTCGTGATCAATATTTAGTGGAATAAAATATCAATTAATATATCCTTTTTCCTGAAGAATATTTTACAAACTTAGACACACATGGTATTGACTTTCCAATCAGTTGAAGCTGCCTAGCTGCTTTAAAAGTACATCAGGAAAGCAATGATAGCATAAGCAAAATCAATAGTAAGTGAGAGGGACAACTATGACTTTAAGTAACTATGTAATCCCTTTTTTCTTACGGTAACATATTTTCCACAAAGAAGACTCTTCAAGGTTGAATCTTGTACAGTCTCCTCCCCCTCtccaccctccctccccccccacCAGTGCAGGGCAAATCAAATGCCTGACAACGTTTTTTGTTAGGaaagcacatgaaaaaaaattttgaatatACCAATAACAGAAAAAgtctatatatttttattgcaagAAGGAGATTTCATTGGCTGAATGAAATGGCGAGATGTGACGCAAAAGGACACTTGGACGGTGGAAATGCTGATGTATGCCAAAGCAGGCGCACCAAGAAATGCTGTTGCTATGAGAGaaacagagggagagggagggagggagggagagaccGTGAGAGAGCAACTTGTGGAGGCcttagttttcctttttggcTTATGGCAGAGAGACTGCAACGTCTCTCGTTTCTAGCAGAGTGTTTAGGAGCTTCCAGTGGGCATTTTCATGAGGCTGAGCGTttagaggagaggagagagacgAGAGAGATGCAGGTCACCTTAGAGCACAAAAGCAATTGGAAAGTAGGAGGCTGTATGTACTGAGCCAATGATCTGTGCTATGATAGATATACAAATTAGTACGGCAGATGAAGCAGCTTAGCTCATTATCCACCTGATGGTACTGAGACTTACAATTCAAAATGACAGAATTAAAatgcaggcacacacagacacacacagacatataTTTATAATGACCCCACCTTTTCATCTTATGAATTATCCAGCTGGGAGACCGACGTCTCTTGTGTAACATTCTTAAAAAGCTGCAATAAATTCACCTTGTGAGTCCATTAGCcgaaaaagggggaaaataatttgcaggattttttttttgtctctcttcttcggcaaggggaaaaaaagtttgtgCTATGAACTTAGCCTAGCAGCTTCTGGAACGTGTGCCAAAAGGGGCAGGAAGTTGTTTTACAATAGCGTTACAGTGATCTGCCACAAATGGAAAAAGCCAAATGTTGGACTcggcaaagagaaaaaacatcctTCTCCCCCTCGCTTCCCTCTTCTTGCCCCttaagagagaaagagggaaaggaacGCTGAGCTAGAAgttcttttttaattacttcttgTAAGTAATGGAAAGATTATCTTACTTGCATATTCCATGGCaagcaggagggaaagaagTATCAAAGGGACgtttaaaaaaatgcacttgGTAACTAGCAACGGGACTTTTGGCACAATTCCTTGAGTTTGCTTGAGGTTATGGAGGGGgatgggaagaagaaaagcaagtcGACGCAGCACGTTTTCTTTTAAGAAGGGGAGGGTGTATGGAGGTGAAactacatatttttttcttttttcaaggaAATGTATGTTGATCTTCTGAAGCTGAATCCTCAGGCATTTGTGGCCCGTCCTTGCAGCCTGGTATGTTTTTTGTGAGTGTGTGCGAGCGCTCTCAATCAAACAGCAATCATGgcagctgtttttcttccagCACAGCAGTTGAGCTGTCTCGCCCAAATGCTTATCAGCTTTTGACTCGGTGCCAAGAGAGTTATAAGGGCCAAGCAGCCTGAGCTTGGCTGTGCAGCTGGTTTGGAAGTAAGggcatgagaaaacaaaatcacaaagtTTTTCTGTCACATACAGTATTTACTTTTTCAAATAGCCATTTTCAGCTCGGTAGGTTGGGGTCggttttatgtgtgtgtgtgctgtagTTCGTGGTCCTTGCGGACTGCTGTGTTACGCAGAGCGGTGTAGGTGTGTGAATGCAGAGAGAGGAGCCTCTTCTCTCCGTTTAATCCCGGGAGATATTTCCGTAGAAAccaccccccacacacacacatacacccCCACCTCCCCCAATTAAAAGCTTCATTAGCCGCACTGCCCTGTCAAGCATATTGCCATAGCGTGGGTGCATTTACATTCCAGCGCAGCGCCTTTCCTCCCATCGCTGCCTCTCTGCCGGGTCCCCTCCCGGCGGCGCCGTCCCCAGCGCAGCCcccggccgcggggccgggcccggtGCGTGTCCGTGTGCCCGTGGCTGCGGGGGATGGAAAGGAGCCCGTCCGCGCAGGGCCGTGCCGCTTTCATCATCAGCTCCAGCCCGCTGCGTTTCGCTGGCTCAcgtcctccttctcctcctccttcttctcctcctccgCCAGACTGCTCCAGTCGCTCACAAGAAGGAGGCTGGACTCTGGAAAGGCGGCTGCTGCTCGCATTCCTGCTGCAAGGGCCTCCCCTTCAGACGGCCTTTGCCAGAgcagaacttttaaaaatgctgcaaataggatcttctttttcttctgcttgccTGAGCCCTCCTCTCCCAGCGTTCCCGAGCGGGGCTGGTTCTCACCTCTCCTGCGCTGTACATCCCAATGCAGAGGGCAAAGCGCCGAGGGCTCACCCCTCCGCTCATCCCTTCCCCTCACTCCCTTTTCCCTCCGTTAAGGAAATGGATTCCTTTGCCTGAGCAGTGGCTCGGGCTTTGCAGGTTTGTGTGCTCTCAAGATGAGAGCTTTTGCTGGTGATTTTCCTTCCCAGAGTCCCAGTGCACAGTGTTGCTCAGGGAACGAGCCTCTTGCTTTCgctgcctttctctttctctttcataatagaaatatatttttaatggctGTAGGTATCTGCGCCATGTGAAATAGGGCGTGTGATATCCCTCCAAACCCCTTGTAATTGGACCATGgctgaaaaggagaaatggggggaaatgtctgggggggcagggggtgcaCAGGCTGTTTCGTCCTTGCAGACCTTCCCCCCGCTTTTCTCTgctgaggagggaaaaggggatgtGCAGTAAAATGCCGTCTCTGGGACAGGTGCCAGCTCCCAGACAAAAGAAGTAAAATAGGCGGTAAAGAGGGAGGGGGGGTGATGTGGGGGGGAAATTAATAGGCAACAAAAATAGGAATCGAAAATCTCCGAGAGGCAGGGCTGGCGAAAGGGCTGGTGCCCGACCGGCCTTTTTTGCTGAATATTTTCTGTGCGATGGGTGGGAAGGAGAAAGTTGCGGCACACTTTTTATTCCCGTCTCCTCTGCAGACGTTTGGGAGCGTGAAGGgaggatgcttttttttttttttttttttttttttttttttttttttttttttttcctccgcttcttcttttccctcctttctacTGAATTATTCATATTGTCAGTGGTGAAGCCAGGACTATTAGCATGCATCAGACATGCTGTTTGTCTGTTTGCTAACATTCTTCATTCAAGACTTGTTAACTACCAGACAAGCTTAACAcgcttctctttttttcccctcccctcctctttccctccGTTTCTCCCCCCTCGCTCCCTCCCTCgctccctcccctctcttctcccttcccttctgccTGCTCGCTCCCTTCCCTTCGCCGCCGTCCCTGCCACCCCTCGCAGCCGCCCATTGTTGCCGGCGGGGCCGGTGCGGGCGCGGGGCGAGGCCGCCTCCCGGGCCTGCCCGGCCGCGCAGATGCGCCGCCTCGCCCGGAGCCTCCCGCCCGCCTTCCCGGGGACTGCGGAGCTGCGAGGGGAACACCCAGCGCCGCATCCATCGGCGGCTCCCGGGCCGCCGTCCCGCCCTGCCAGGGTAAGCTGCTCCCGCCGGAGCGCAGGGGATGCCAAGTGGGAAAATCAAGTTTCGGGAACTACGTGGGGATCGGCACATTGGCTCGCGTCTGCCTGATAATTTATGATTAACCTGGAGTGCGTTATCAGCCCGGCGAGGTCCAGGCTCGTTCGGGAGGATCGCTTTGCTGCCTATTAAGGATGTGATAGACTAATATTTGCTATTGTTGCTGTTTTTTAGgttctcttctccctctccatcGAGTCTGCCCCTCCCTTCGCTAGCCTGTTTAAAACCAGCAAGCTTCATTTTCTTAGCAGACAAAGGTCGAtcacagcttttatttctgaatgcAAATGTTCTAGGACTTGTGCCAGTCCTGCCTTCATTGAGCACAATATAGCTGCTTTCCTGAATGGcgcttcccctttcccttctaaaaaataaaaatagaagggagcttgagagaagaaacaaagtTGGGCGGTGCAagttttttacatttatttaatatttcagcCTGTGTGAAGCGTTATTAAGcatccctgtgcagagcagctgtaaCGTAGCCACCAGGCAGTGCACGGGGCTTATTTGTAGGGGGACATACGAGAGAAGGGACCGGGTGGCATTGCTCAACTCCTGGCTTTGCAGGTAATTATCTGATGCTCTTCAGTCATTGTATCTCATCACAATTACGTTTCCTGATTTTCTTAGCAACATGAATTTGAACgtaaatattttcagcattcGTGTTTAAGTTTTTTTAATACCTGTAGCTGTTCAGGATTAGTTTCTAATTACCATTCTtatcatatatttaaaaaatactatttttcaaGGCCTTTAGAGGTCCGTAAGTGCCaaaagtgtattttctttttatcttttatgtGTACGCCCTGGCACATGCTCATGCACACTCCCACTCTTTCTCTTCGGGTGTTAATGAAGGAATTTATTTTAAGTAGAATACTTAAATATTAGCGTAATGCCATTTATAGACCAAAGTAGCATGTGGATAGAGATGTACTGAGTTAGGCGCAATTTGACAGACGGTTAAACACTTCAGATTTATTACTACTGTGAAATTGCCAGACTCATGATAATaggtattttctgttttttataTAGACTAATCTATGTGGAAATTAAAGtatctgaaaataaatctattttagGAGACTTTATGAGGAAACTAGTCCTTTCATATATATTTCTAAACCAAAGTGCTTTTTctgcacacaggaaaaaatgggaggcttgtgtaaaatattttcatcttttcccaTTAGTTTTATTTGTGTGTAGGATTTAAGGTAAATAATAGACCAAATACAAAtaagtttgggggttttcacaaaaaaaaaaaaagaaaagaaaagaaaaaaacccacaaacaacaaggaaaaaaaaatctccccccccaaaaaaaaccccaaataatttgaaaatacctTGTGAATTAtacaaaaatagttttaaattcAGGCCATTGACAGCATTGTATCAAAACCATCTCCGTATTGGCATTGCATTAGAAGTGTTTTATGGCAACATAAACTGAAATACAACTCATAACTGTAAGTAGTAAAGCAGTATTTATTGGCTGATCATGCTCAAAGTAACTAGAGAATGTTTTAGTGAACTGTGTAGATTAAGAAGGAATTTAGGAGCATATGGCTTGGTGATagctaaaattaatttcttcaaagTAGTTTTTAGAGGCCTGTAGCAGCTACACGGTacaatgcaaataaaatattagttGAGAGTTCACAAACTGCTGAACACTCCTCACTGAGAAATTTCAGAGTACTCGGCAATATTGCTCCTAATGATGCAATTTATctaaagaagattttttttttatccttagATTGTAATActtgtgggttgttttgttgctgAGGACTAGCTTAAAGGAGTATAAAATTGTCCCTTGCATATTAGTTCATTATTTTGTGGAGGCTTGCTAGAAATTACTTCTGAAAGTAAAAGAAGCCGAATTGCCTGGTTTATTTCACGGTGAGGGTTTCAATAAGTTAGCTGAAAATTAACATAGCAGTCTATAAAGACCACGTGCATGTTAATTGAAGAGGGATTAAAATCTGTTCATTAGATTTGCAATTTCCAGggtttacatttaaaaatatttttagcctGTAACTTGAAATATAACTGCTGATAGAACTATTCAGCCCCTCAGATGAATGTCTTCAGAAATTATGCATCTGTGCTGGAGCATTTACATTTTGAAAGTGTTTTGTGTTGGAGTGCCAAGATTCTCGTACAAAATGTTTGATGCAtggaatgaaaaatgaaaagcataGACAATATTTTGCttaattaaaagattttttttatagcTGGCTAAGATGGAGTTTGGCATATTTTCAGATAATAATTATGAagttttgcatattttcagGTAATAATTGAGCGaaacacagtgaaaataatCTGAGGTAGAGTGAGTTGAGGGCAAAATGAGTGTTTCTTCCTCATCTCAATCTTCGAAATGCACTTTTGTCCTCCAAAAGGAAATTTAAGGAGTTGCTGATAAATGAACTGTCTCTTCTTAACCTCCCACCTGTCTTGGCTGAAAATCTGGCTTTTACCTACTGGTGTGGAGAACGAGGGGAACACAGGGCAAGGTCCATGTGTTCTGGGCCTGGGAGGGGTGCGGGGTGCTGGGCAGAGGCGTGCTCCGTGAGTGCCACAGCCGTGATCCCACGGGAGCAGGACCTGCACCCCAGGGCACCGTGGGGTCCTGACTGCCAGAGCCGGCAAGTGGCTGTCCACCTAaacttttttaaattaattgtaaTTTCATCCGGATGAACGCTGCCAGGTTTGGATTGGGGTAAGAGAGATTTTATTGTGGataaaggagaggggaaagggaggaggaggtggagaagagaaagggaaagagaatgGAGCGGCAGTTAGCTCTTTGAGATGTGGGTGCAGTCCGGGCTTCTCGTCTTTGTTGAATATGTGAGATGAGTAGGAGTGTGAGGCTGGATTGTGTTTTGTGTGGCTCTATGGGCACTGCACTGTCTTCTCATACTTCATGCCAAGTATTCATAAACCTTTTGTGGCAGCTAAGGAGAAATGAAAGGAGTGGAAGGAATGCCTTGTTTCATCCAGTTTTCTTGcgaaaagaaaacagaattatatatatatttaattatttaaaaatttttttttttgtggggaggGGATGTAATTCACATCCACTCAGCTCATTCGTCAGCTCCCCTGTGAGCAGAATGGGTTCTGTGCTGCACTCGGCCTCCGTCCATGTGCCACATGTTCCACAAGCCTTGGCAGGGCCTTGGTGCTCAGAGTCTGCCGTGCACATGGGTGCTCAGCAATCGTGACACCTTCCCtcaggaaaatggaaatgcGCTCTAATTAGGCATTTTTCCTGCTAACTGCATCAGTCCCTCGCAGCTTGAAGCAGGTGCCGGTAAtcagccctccctcctccccccgcAGTGGTGCTGCTTGTGCAGGTCTGAGATGCACAACAAAGCCACGCTGCCACAGTTCTAACGCTGATTTATGGCGCCTGTACCTGTCCGAGAAGGGGgaagaaacaatttaaaaacaCGACTGCATGTCTTTTGTTTCTCGAATAAGACACACCGTGGAGCGTGTTCCTTCAGAGCCGCATGCGTGTTCGTGCCGCGTGTGCTCGCCCAGCGCGTTTGATTGTCGCAGAGATAAGTGTTCATTTATTCAGTGTGCGTGCAGCTAGCTAGACTCACCATTGCAGCCACAAGACAAAAAGTTGGAGTCCCTGTAGCCAGCACAATAGACATTCCCCAGCAGTGATGCCCGTAGATAGAAAATGGACGGGTAGGTGTTGGGAAGTGCACAAGCACTTCTGTAAGTCCCGAGTTTATCTGCTGTAAACTGTACTGGGCCGTGCGGATCTGTACTTGTTTATGCATCTGACTCCATACCTGAGCCACAGGACATTGAATTCTATTCAGCTGAGTTTGATGCTTTGGAGTAATCCCCCTCCACCTGATATTCACTGAACTAGTCTGTTTGTACATTTGTGGAATTGCTAATAATTCTGGCCTGTAACTTCTCACTAGAGAGCATGCCAGCCTGTGATTCTCTTAGGAGTGGTGCAGAAATCTGTCCACAGGTATTCCTCTGCACTCACAGAGGGTATTTTAAATCTCCAGTTCTAGAAGGGTTTTATTTGACTTACGATCTCCAAAATAGACTGTAATTCCCTTCAAGACACCATCATTTGTTGAGGGATATGTAGAAATAAAATGTCCAGGATCGGGCCCTTTGCAGCCTGtcttcaaaaaaaaatacaccGTCAAATATGAGATCTCATAATTTTGAGTTGCCCtttataaaaatgtcttttttcacAGATAAGTTTTACCATTTATTTAGTAGTTGTAAACTCCTCGTTCTTGCATACATTTGAAATTTGCTGTTCTGTACCTCTGGAAACAAAGGATCTGATCCAAAGGCCTCTGAAGGCGACGGGGGTTTTTCCACTGACTTCAAATGGGATTTGGATTAAGACTATATACATAATAGTTTCAAATAAAGATCTGACTGCTACAGTGGTTTGCAGGGTCTTCCACAGAACTTTTCAAAACTCTCATAAAAATCGTCTAGGCATGATGCTCTAAAATACACATCTAAGCATGAAtcatgttttgttgttttgctttaaaaaaaaaaggaggggggtgGGTAGGGTGGCGCTCCAAAGAGCTTTATCTCACTGGTGCTCCAAATGAGTGTTCTATGAATAAAAAAGAGGCAATGCTGGGTCAATATTTGGTATGTAGCTGATGCATTACCTTATGCATTCTTTATTTAAATTAGGGCAGCCTTTTTGGAAGCAGTCTATAGATTTGAGATGGCAATGTactgcttatttatttttacacacGTAAATTTAAATTAACCTCAACCGTCGTATCCTGTTATCTGCCAAGGAAAACATTTAGCTCCTGTCCAATCTGTGTGGAGTTTCAAAGTGATTTGCTCTTTTCCAACTTGTTAAAGCACAAATAGAAAAGTAAATTGCTTTGCATACCAATCGAACATTTtgcaaaggggaaggaagaggagctaaggaaaaatgaatttattattataataacC
This window contains:
- the LOC134549263 gene encoding uncharacterized protein LOC134549263, producing the protein MDKLNTLLFFSPPLLFPSVSPPSLPPSLPPLSSPFPSACSLPSLRRRPCHPSQPPIVAGGAGAGAGRGRLPGLPGRADAPPRPEPPARLPGDCGAARGTPSAASIGGSRAAVPPCQGPALAPGRASLAAELLRTRGLSPRSQRGQPHLQQPGGADSWEKRAQCVTARWNSAPSTIAYLSQAAPKKRKEKSDKMNSEHTKRSHRRVICKVFRYLHFHILHQ